A region from the Cannabis sativa cultivar Pink pepper isolate KNU-18-1 chromosome 9, ASM2916894v1, whole genome shotgun sequence genome encodes:
- the LOC115722953 gene encoding uncharacterized protein LOC115722953 codes for MDYVEMNVMDSKKGVCVSGGNSTSTEVSDVFDIFGEPEILPRVGSEYQVELPSLITVHEYLRLSNSFAEAEISFRGPQNVLTGMPIPVVWISEKTNENKDLEEQEALKGVDVNNKNELLQSECVDITSKLKLELLDVTSLKLGESEDFFSKNCAKVEVLQPEDEGQGQFLVPGCLGDIWSRIEEAGFLLGLYIFGKNLVVVKRFIESKQMGEMLSYYYGRFYGSKRYRRWSECRKIKSRRSIFGQRIFTGLRHQELLSRLLPHVSEECQITVQQISKTYGEGKISLEQYVLTLKATFGLPALVEAVGVGKGKQDLTGIVMDTPKANQHAPVRPEIPMGKACSALTTPEIIKFLTGDFRLSKARSSDLFWEAVWPRLLDRGWHSEEPYNHGFPTGSRNSLVFLIPGIKKFSRRKLVKGDHYFDSVSDVLRKVASNPELIEIECDRSKEENGWTDETKVEQEDILNKESHCYLKPRTPIQGANVTKFTVVDTSLSNGKSCSVREVRCLPGESMNSRTSSLSDSEEEDDGEIHDDEFDDKYSSSDTFGLNKDETNDLRATITNSCKTLPYYGYKQSYLVNGASFTTLPANNFEDEEADTLRHIQQDKATKSKFVKEMVSADIHPFVPVAKRRRRSPPRRKEATSLSTANSRVDLTFQQEAKSCINSCDFSESIVTHTKLPGIPNSNLLAAEHPLEKPPFRALFDLNIPFSQDAETDIFMTDYKTNNEVDKPQAVKSPECGTNSEQETKVSSRRHSTRNRPLTTKVLEAFACGYLDTKQKRKTKNNAFGGENLRLLRTPKRARTCSVTPSESESLNSFTVDFTVNQNGNAIKNSNTVAAAAAEVFNNPGNAMKNSNAAASEVFNYLGNDICFKTG; via the exons ATGGATTATGTTGAAATGAATGTTATGGATTCCAAAAAGGGTGTATGTGTATCTGGTGGAAACTCAACTTCTACAGAAGTTTCTGATGTATTTGATATCTTTGGAGAACCAGAGATACTTCCTAGAGTTGGAAGTGAATACCAAGTTGAGCTTCCCTCTTTAATTACAGTACATGAGTATTTAAGGCTTTCAAATAGCTTTGCTGAGGCAGAAATAAGTTTTAGAGGCCCTCAAAATGTTCTCACTGGAATGCCTATACCAGTAGTGTGGATAAGTGAGAAAACTAATGAGAACAAAGATCTTGAAGAACAGGAAGCTTTAAAGGGTGTTGATGTGAACAACAAGAATGAGCTTTTACAATCTGAATGTGTAGATATTACATCTAAACTTAAACTTGAGCTATTAGATGTCACTTCACTTAAATTAGGTGAATCAGAAGACTTCTTTTCGAAAAACTGTGCAAAGGTTGAAGTATTGCAGCCTGAAGATGAAGGACAAGGCCAGTTTCTAGTACCTGGCTGCTTGGGTGACATATGGAGTAGGATAGAGGAGGCTGGTTTTCTTCTTGGTTTGTATATATTTGGGAAGAACCTTGTTGTGGTGAAGAGATTCATTGAGAGTAAGCAAATGGGGGAAATGTTGTCATACTACTATGGAAGATTTTACGGGTCTAAAAGATACCGTAGATGGTCAGAGTGTCGAAAAATCAAAAGCAGAAGGTCTATATTTGGACAGAGAATCTTCACTGGATTAAGGCATCAAGAATTGCTGTCTCGTTTGCTTCCCCATGTATCAGAAGAATGTCAGATCACTGTTCAGCAG ATCTCTAAGACATATGGGGAGGGAAAAATTTCACTAGAACAATATGTGCTCACTTTGAAGGCTACATTTGGGTTGCCTGCTCTTGTGGAAGCAGTGGGAGTTGGAAAAGGGAAGCAAGATCTCACAGGAATCGTCATGGATACTCCTAAAGCCAATCAACATGCTCCTGTGCGTCCAGAAATACCGATGGGCAAGGCATGTTCAGCACTTACCACCCCAGAGatcatcaaatttttaactGGTGATTTCCGGCTTAGTAAAGCTCGGTCAAGTGATCTATTTTGGGAAGCAGTTTGGCCTCGCTTGCTTGATAGAGGGTGGCACTCTGAGGAGCCTTATAATCATGGCTTCCCCACTGGTTCCAGGAATTCTTTGGTCTTTCTAATACCCGGCATCAAGAAGTTCTCGAGAAGGAAACTAGTGAAGGGAGATCACTATTTTGATTCTGTTAGTGATGTCCTGAGAAAAGTTGCCTCAAATCCTGAACTTATAGAGATTGAGTGTGACAGAAGCAAGGAAGAAAATGGATGGACTGACGAAACAAAAGTGGAACAAGAAGACATTCTAAATAAAGAAAGCCATTGTTATCTCAAGCCGCGCACTCCCATTCAGGGTGCCAATGTCACTAAGTTTACTGTTGTGGATACAAGTTTGTCAAATGGAAAATCATGTTCAGTGAGGGAAGTTAGATGCTTGCCAGGTGAAAGTATGAACTCTCGTACCTCTTCTCTAAGTGActctgaagaagaagatgatggagAGATTCATGATGATGAATTTGATGATAAATATAGTTCTTCTGATACCTTTGGTTTGAACAAGGATGAGACTAATGATCTCAGAGCCACAATCACCAATTCATGTAAAACATTACCTTATTATGGTTACAAACAGAGTTATTTGGTTAATGGCGCCAGTTTTACTACTTTGCCTGCAAATAATTTTGAAGATGAGGAGGCTGATACACTCAGACACATACAACAAGACAAGGCTACAAAATCCAAATTTGTTAAGGAAATGGTTTCTGCAGATATACACCCTTTTGTCCCAGTTGCAAAAAGGCGCCGAAGATCACCCCCAAGACGAAAGGAGGCAACAAGCCTCAGCACAGCCAACAGCAGGGTTGATTTGACATTCCAACAAGAAGCCAAGAGCTGTATAAACAGTTGTGATTTTAGTGAAAGCATTGTCACTCATACCAAGTTACCAGGCATCCCTAATAGTAATCTTTTAGCAGCTGAACATCCTCTTGAGAAACCTCCATTTCGCGCACTCTTTGACTTAAACATACCTTTCTCTCAAGATGCTGAAACCGATATTTTCATGACGGATTATAAGACTAACAACGAAGTTGATAAACCTCAGGCAGTGAAATCCCCTGAATGTGGAACTAATTCTGAGCAGGAAACAAAGGTGAGCTCCCGAAGACACAGTACAAGAAATCGTCCGTTGACCACTAAAGTCCTGGAAGCTTTTGCTTGTGGATATTTAGACACAAAACAGAAGAGAAAAACAAAGAATAATGCATTTGGTGGGGAGAACTTGAGGTTGCTGAGAACCCCAAAAAGAGCTCGCACCTGTAGTGTGACACCTTCAGAGTCAGAGAGTCTGAATTCCTTCACTGTGGATTTCACTGTGAACCAAAATGGAAATGCTATAAAAAACAGTAATACtgttgctgctgctgctgctgaaGTTTTCAACAATCCTGGAAATGCTATGAAAAACAGTAATGCTGCTGCTTCTGAGGTTTTCAACTATCTTGGAAATGACATATGTTTTAAAACTGGTTAA